In Myxocyprinus asiaticus isolate MX2 ecotype Aquarium Trade chromosome 32, UBuf_Myxa_2, whole genome shotgun sequence, one genomic interval encodes:
- the LOC127423540 gene encoding voltage-dependent anion-selective channel protein 2-like, whose amino-acid sequence MAVPPAYADLGKAAKDVFNKGYGFGMVKIDVKTKSANGVEFKTCGSSNMDTNKVGGNLETKYKWAEYGLTFTEKWNTDNTLGTEITVEDQITKGMKLTFDTTFSPNTGKKSGKVKTAYKREYLNVGCDVDFDFAGPAIHGAAVVGYEGWLAGYQMTFDSAKSKTTRSNFAIGYKTEDFQLHTNVNDGTEFGGSIYQKVNDNLETAVNLAWTTGNNSTRFGIGAKYMLDSNTSISAKVNNSSLVGVGYTQTLRPGVKLTLSALVDGKSINSGGHKLGLGLELEA is encoded by the exons ATGGCTGTTCCTCCAGCATACGCAGACCTTGGAAAGGCTGCAAAGGATGTTTTCAATAAGGGCTAtg gTTTTGGAATGGTGAAAATCGATGTCAAAACCAAGTCTGCAAATGGAGTG GAGTTCAAAACATGTGGCTCATCGAACATGGACACAAACAAGGTTGGTGGGAACCTGGAGACCAAGTACAAGTGGGCAGAATACGGACTGACCTTCACTGAGAAGTGGAACACAGACAACACGCTCGGCACGGAGATCACTGTGGAAGACCag ATCACTAAAGGAATGAAGCTGACCTTTGACACGACCTTCTCACCAAACACTGG AAAGAAGAGTGGAAAGGTGAAGACGGCCTATAAACGTGAATATCTGAACGTGGGCTGTGACGTGGATTTTGACTTTGCCGGTCCTGCGATTCACGGAGCCGCTGTGGTGGGATACGAGGGCTGGCTCGCCGGCTACCAGATGACTTTTGACTCGGCCAAGTCTAAAACGACTCGCAGCAACTTTGCAATCGGATACAAAACCGAAGATTTCCAACTGCACACTAATGT AAATGATGGCACAGAGTTTGGCGGCTCTATTTATCAGAAGGTGAATGATAATTTGGAGACGGCAGTGAATCTGGCCTGGACCACCGGCAATAACAGCACACGCTTCGGCATTGGAGCCAAATACATGCTGGACTCCAACACGTCTATTAGT GCTAAAGTGAATAATTCAAGCCTGGTTGGAGTTGGCTACACTCAGACATTAAGACCCG GAGTGAAGCTGACTCTATCTGCTCTGGTGGATGGAAAGAGCATCAACTCTGGAGGCCATAAACTGGGTCTGGGACTTGAGCTGGAGGCGTAA